The following proteins are co-located in the Paenibacillus sp. FSL H8-0079 genome:
- the racE gene encoding glutamate racemase produces MQQAIAILDSGVGGLTVAKEVMRQLPREKIIYFGDTARTPYGPRSSEQVKQFTEQIVDFLIQFDPKVIVIACNTATAAALEYIRAKVNMPVIGVIHPGARAAITATRTGRIGVIGTTGTIGSGAYTSALKQLSPYIDVVSQACPALVPLVEQGEFRSEHTTHTVEQSLDEIKQQPIDCLILGCTHYPFLMDTIQDVMGQEVKLISSADETAREISTILYDKRKLASGDETPVHQFFCTGDPRMFQNITRRWLGEQISKTPVVWQVTQLP; encoded by the coding sequence GTGCAGCAAGCAATCGCTATATTAGACTCCGGTGTGGGGGGATTGACCGTCGCCAAGGAAGTGATGCGTCAGCTCCCGCGGGAAAAGATCATTTATTTTGGGGATACTGCCCGGACACCGTACGGACCCCGTTCGTCCGAACAAGTAAAACAATTTACGGAACAAATCGTTGATTTCTTGATCCAATTCGATCCGAAGGTTATCGTTATCGCCTGTAACACAGCAACAGCAGCCGCGTTGGAGTATATCCGTGCCAAGGTGAATATGCCTGTCATTGGTGTTATACATCCAGGTGCGCGGGCCGCAATCACAGCGACACGTACAGGACGTATTGGGGTGATTGGTACCACGGGTACCATTGGCAGTGGGGCTTATACATCGGCACTCAAGCAATTGTCCCCCTACATCGATGTGGTCAGTCAGGCTTGTCCGGCGCTGGTGCCGTTGGTGGAGCAAGGTGAATTTCGTTCCGAGCACACGACACATACGGTGGAGCAATCATTGGATGAGATCAAACAGCAGCCAATAGATTGTCTTATTCTGGGTTGTACGCACTATCCTTTTCTCATGGACACCATTCAGGATGTTATGGGACAGGAAGTGAAGCTGATCAGTTCGGCAGATGAAACGGCACGGGAAATCAGTACGATTTTATATGATAAACGAAAGCTGGCCAGTGGGGATGAGACCCCGGTGCATCAATTTTTCTGCACTGGCGACCCACGCATGTTCCAGAATATCACCCGCCGATGGTTGGGAGAGCAGATCTCGAAGACCCCTGTGGTCTGGCAGGTGACGCAATTACCATAG
- a CDS encoding DsbA family oxidoreductase → MNIEIWSDFLCPFCYIGKRRLENVLQQFPHRDEVKLQFKSFELDPNAALNPGKTNTEYLASKYNISAEQAQGMNAQMNANARTAGLEYNIDAMIPTNSFSAHRLTHWADTQGKALELSERIFQAVFIEGKHSGDPEVLAQLAEEVGLDRDAAAAVLSSDQFTDNVRADQTEGEQLGIRGVPFFVFDRKFAVSGAQPDEVFLDAIQKAWDERSPFTMVESSTTEAEGSGVCTDDGCEVPKKN, encoded by the coding sequence ATGAATATTGAGATATGGTCTGATTTTCTGTGTCCATTCTGTTATATCGGCAAACGCCGCCTAGAGAATGTATTGCAACAGTTTCCACATCGTGATGAAGTGAAGCTGCAATTCAAGAGCTTCGAGCTTGATCCAAATGCTGCATTGAACCCAGGCAAAACCAATACGGAATATTTGGCTTCCAAATATAATATTAGCGCGGAACAGGCACAAGGCATGAATGCTCAGATGAATGCCAATGCTCGCACAGCAGGACTGGAATACAATATCGATGCCATGATTCCTACCAATTCTTTCTCAGCTCACCGGTTAACGCATTGGGCGGATACACAAGGCAAAGCGCTTGAACTAAGCGAGCGCATATTCCAAGCTGTGTTTATTGAAGGTAAACACTCCGGCGACCCTGAAGTCTTGGCTCAGCTGGCAGAAGAAGTAGGTCTGGATCGCGATGCAGCTGCGGCAGTACTGTCCAGCGATCAATTCACCGACAATGTCCGCGCTGACCAAACAGAAGGCGAGCAACTAGGCATCCGCGGTGTACCGTTCTTCGTATTCGACCGCAAGTTCGCCGTATCAGGCGCTCAGCCGGACGAGGTGTTCCTGGATGCCATTCAGAAAGCATGGGACGAACGTTCCCCTTTCACCATGGTTGAGTCCAGCACAACAGAAGCAGAAGGCAGCGGCGTATGCACAGATGACGGATGCGAAGTGCCGAAAAAAAATTAA
- a CDS encoding DUF4261 domain-containing protein: MTNESKEFNEVNTESKDTNETPSGFHPVYMVELLFRERPEVDRLRLQEAMIRHTGQVRLDVKQGGAEQDHEMLVFYHLNHKVSFQEGDIPAQTCMLPVNEIAERARFGGALQQAWHWPEAGQAVEAARYSIRIHDMFTAAMPRKERLELFQKTVLATMESLSCDALYWYGSDKLVEPEAYAQAQEREEHLYAAMNVRMYQAGGTEEQRELVMDTVGLSALGVPDVQCHFVGLDPDTVAQTLLGAAYYIFDQGDVLQDGQTLGSSGGRRWRCEHQAALIAPGRYVVDLHPGDEHAAADLEPARQT, translated from the coding sequence ATGACAAATGAATCAAAAGAATTCAATGAAGTAAATACTGAAAGCAAAGATACAAATGAAACACCTTCCGGATTCCATCCGGTATATATGGTTGAACTCTTGTTCCGGGAACGTCCGGAGGTGGATCGCCTGCGATTGCAGGAGGCGATGATTCGTCACACAGGACAAGTCCGACTGGATGTGAAACAAGGCGGCGCAGAGCAGGACCATGAAATGCTGGTCTTCTATCATCTGAACCACAAGGTATCTTTCCAGGAAGGAGATATCCCTGCACAGACCTGTATGCTTCCTGTCAATGAAATTGCAGAGCGTGCACGCTTTGGCGGAGCTTTGCAGCAAGCATGGCACTGGCCGGAAGCAGGACAAGCTGTAGAAGCTGCGCGTTACTCCATTCGGATACATGACATGTTCACAGCAGCCATGCCTCGCAAAGAGCGCCTGGAGCTGTTCCAGAAGACTGTACTGGCAACCATGGAAAGCTTATCTTGTGATGCGCTGTATTGGTACGGCAGTGATAAGTTGGTTGAACCGGAAGCATATGCGCAAGCACAGGAACGCGAGGAACATCTGTATGCGGCCATGAACGTTCGAATGTATCAGGCCGGAGGTACGGAGGAACAGCGTGAGTTGGTCATGGACACAGTAGGATTGTCTGCGCTGGGTGTGCCTGATGTACAGTGTCATTTCGTCGGTCTTGATCCGGATACGGTGGCCCAGACCTTACTGGGCGCAGCGTATTACATATTTGATCAGGGGGATGTTCTGCAGGATGGACAGACACTGGGTTCTTCCGGCGGACGTCGCTGGCGTTGTGAGCATCAAGCGGCACTGATTGCACCAGGACGCTATGTCGTTGATTTGCACCCTGGGGATGAGCATGCGGCGGCTGATCTGGAGCCGGCTCGTCAGACCTGA
- a CDS encoding aldo/keto reductase codes for MTKHITDCTILNNGVTMPWLGFGTYKAKGKEVQQAVETALEVGYRSIDTASIYGNEEEVGQAIASSGVARNELFVTTKLWNEDQGFDSTLRAFEASQKALGLNVIDLYLIHWPGRDQYKETWRAFERLYSEGSIRAIGVSNFQVHHLQDIIDEGGTVPAVNQVELHPGLIQQELQDFCGAQGIQLEAWSPIMKGKLNQESTLKALAQKYGKTPAQIILRWDIQNQIVTIPKSVTPERIRENADIFDFELSPDELKLIDALDSDKRTGPHPDQLFWD; via the coding sequence ATGACAAAACATATTACAGATTGTACGATTCTGAACAACGGAGTAACGATGCCATGGCTAGGATTTGGAACATATAAAGCAAAAGGCAAGGAAGTGCAACAGGCGGTCGAGACGGCTTTGGAGGTCGGGTATCGGAGTATTGATACCGCGTCCATCTATGGCAATGAGGAAGAAGTGGGACAAGCTATCGCAAGCAGTGGTGTTGCCCGTAACGAACTGTTTGTGACGACCAAGCTCTGGAACGAGGATCAGGGATTTGATTCAACGTTGAGAGCATTTGAAGCCAGTCAGAAGGCACTGGGACTGAATGTGATTGATCTTTACTTAATTCACTGGCCTGGCAGAGACCAGTACAAGGAGACGTGGAGAGCGTTCGAACGTCTATATAGCGAAGGAAGCATTCGTGCGATTGGTGTGAGTAACTTTCAAGTACATCATTTGCAAGATATCATAGATGAAGGCGGAACGGTGCCTGCGGTGAATCAGGTAGAGCTGCATCCGGGTCTGATCCAGCAGGAACTTCAGGATTTCTGCGGGGCGCAGGGAATTCAGCTGGAGGCATGGAGTCCTATTATGAAGGGTAAGCTGAACCAAGAGTCGACACTTAAGGCATTGGCCCAGAAATATGGGAAAACACCGGCACAGATTATTTTGCGCTGGGACATTCAAAACCAGATTGTGACGATTCCGAAGTCGGTTACCCCCGAGCGGATTCGTGAGAATGCGGACATCTTTGACTTTGAATTGTCACCTGATGAGTTGAAGTTAATTGATGCGCTGGATTCGGATAAGCGGACGGGTCCACATCCGGATCAGCTGTTTTGGGATTGA
- a CDS encoding cytidine deaminase → MTSHTGPFNIEKQLFDAAANFVQQRYPQGWGGAGAVYTEAGSLLISVAPEVINDATHLCMETGAYLEAHKLNERVTHSLCIARDDEHSEFKVLTPCGVCQERLFYWGEEVKAAVYDPAGQLVFKRLDEIQPYHWSKAYRDK, encoded by the coding sequence ATGACATCACACACAGGACCATTTAATATTGAAAAACAATTGTTCGATGCAGCCGCAAACTTTGTACAGCAACGTTATCCTCAGGGATGGGGCGGTGCGGGTGCAGTCTATACCGAAGCTGGTTCCCTACTGATTAGCGTAGCTCCAGAGGTCATCAACGATGCCACGCATCTGTGTATGGAAACAGGGGCTTATCTGGAGGCCCACAAATTGAATGAACGCGTCACCCACTCCCTCTGTATCGCTCGTGATGACGAGCATTCGGAATTCAAGGTCCTTACGCCCTGCGGCGTATGCCAGGAACGATTGTTTTATTGGGGTGAAGAAGTTAAGGCTGCCGTATATGATCCTGCTGGTCAGTTGGTCTTCAAAAGACTGGACGAGATTCAACCTTACCATTGGTCCAAGGCATACAGGGATAAATAG
- a CDS encoding YtxH domain-containing protein, producing MKDSNKSLLWGALIGSVVGSVTALLLAPKSGRELRQDITEGARQVSEKGQELAGKVGEQSSQIVSKVKETADVVIQDIQSWRNCAEGKEIRISAVITEPDTDKAADESGIDIVAKLPVDESKDDN from the coding sequence GTGAAGGATTCTAACAAAAGTTTGTTGTGGGGAGCTCTGATCGGCTCCGTGGTAGGTTCAGTAACGGCATTGTTGCTGGCACCGAAATCAGGTCGCGAGCTTCGCCAGGACATTACAGAAGGTGCTCGTCAGGTATCGGAGAAGGGTCAGGAACTAGCTGGCAAAGTAGGCGAACAAAGTTCACAGATCGTATCCAAGGTCAAAGAGACCGCAGATGTTGTGATTCAGGATATTCAATCCTGGCGGAACTGCGCTGAAGGCAAAGAAATCCGCATTTCCGCAGTCATTACAGAACCCGATACGGACAAAGCAGCAGATGAGTCGGGAATCGATATTGTAGCGAAGCTTCCTGTGGATGAGTCCAAGGACGACAACTAA
- a CDS encoding heme biosynthesis protein HemY — MNCKITRNAAKVLKLELDKPENEGKKLRVVITHAHGDHAHYGLDIDTPKENDTVVSTDKEIDVILANDQPLLNGVKIDYLYFPEEGFVITNPSQGNHGDH; from the coding sequence ATGAACTGCAAAATTACGCGTAATGCTGCTAAAGTATTGAAGCTTGAATTGGACAAGCCGGAGAACGAAGGAAAGAAACTGCGCGTTGTCATCACCCATGCACATGGTGACCATGCTCACTACGGCCTGGATATCGACACACCAAAAGAAAATGATACGGTTGTATCTACCGATAAAGAGATTGATGTCATTCTCGCGAATGATCAGCCTTTGTTGAACGGTGTTAAAATTGACTACCTCTACTTCCCGGAAGAGGGCTTCGTTATTACGAATCCGTCCCAAGGTAATCACGGCGACCACTAA
- a CDS encoding LTA synthase family protein yields the protein MVVTRPTRSSMPRGLLNHPLTLYLIFLVLMLLKLMWLHHNLHAYNITMGLLDKVIAIGSLLLLSFWTWWLPRRGMIVSLAVLNLLLTALIYADMVYYRYFQDFLTIPVLLQARQVDALGDSIATLIYTSDLWFFADWLVVIPFAAIVLFGRRYRSKHSSASDHGYGGYSYNDGKARMRRRLTAGSIALVLGLGLAVGPIYFYSKTWAKGLFDNNWWNVSMYNVTGLLAFHGYDLYNYAKDHIGSGPQAEPADVEQAKSFFAERQGAEPQSDALFGKYKDSNVIIVQGEAFMNFMIGQSIGGQEITPHFNELMKESQYYSHFYHQTGQGRTSDADFGANISLHPLPVGSAFVRYADHTYDSLPSILKDNGYSTNVFHAYESGFWNRYTMYQNMKYDKFYSKNDFAQDDPLGWSLSDESFFRQSVEKMSSEVTEPFYSFLITLSSHHPYALPKEKQQLDVGEFQGTMFGDYLQSVHYVDSALGKMVEDLKNRGLWENTIFMFYGDHDNSIKEQSQYEQFLGRSLNELDMAQIMNEVPLLVHLPDGAAAGTIDEPSGQLDITPSVLHLLGVSDQSYYHMGNDVYDGSARTVVLRNGAFSDGSVFYTPSDDYIYESGACYDLSTRDKTDINACRPGHDEATKRLHVSDTVITYDLIQRFREEDSSTATSQ from the coding sequence ATGGTTGTCACTCGGCCTACGCGCAGCTCCATGCCACGCGGGCTTCTGAATCATCCACTAACGTTATATCTTATTTTTCTTGTGCTCATGTTGCTCAAACTCATGTGGCTCCATCACAATCTTCATGCCTACAACATTACGATGGGACTGCTGGATAAAGTCATTGCCATTGGATCATTACTGCTCCTGTCCTTCTGGACCTGGTGGCTGCCTCGTAGAGGCATGATCGTCTCTCTGGCCGTGCTTAACCTGCTGCTTACCGCACTAATCTATGCCGATATGGTGTATTATCGCTATTTCCAGGATTTCTTGACCATCCCGGTATTGTTACAGGCCAGACAAGTTGACGCATTAGGGGACAGCATCGCTACACTAATCTACACAAGCGATCTCTGGTTCTTTGCGGATTGGCTTGTCGTCATTCCGTTCGCAGCTATCGTACTATTCGGCAGACGTTACCGTTCGAAGCATTCAAGTGCATCTGATCATGGCTATGGAGGTTATTCGTACAATGATGGCAAGGCGCGGATGCGCCGCCGTCTCACTGCTGGCAGCATTGCCCTTGTGCTGGGACTGGGTCTCGCCGTCGGACCGATTTATTTTTACAGTAAAACATGGGCCAAGGGCCTGTTCGATAACAATTGGTGGAATGTATCCATGTACAATGTGACCGGACTTCTCGCTTTTCACGGTTATGATCTGTACAACTATGCCAAAGACCACATTGGCTCCGGGCCGCAGGCTGAACCCGCGGATGTTGAACAAGCAAAGTCATTCTTTGCTGAAAGGCAAGGAGCTGAACCACAGAGCGATGCCTTGTTTGGCAAATATAAGGACAGCAATGTCATCATTGTCCAGGGTGAGGCTTTTATGAACTTCATGATTGGCCAGAGCATTGGCGGTCAGGAGATCACACCGCATTTTAATGAACTGATGAAAGAAAGTCAGTATTATAGCCACTTTTACCACCAGACAGGTCAGGGCAGAACGTCAGATGCCGATTTTGGAGCAAATATTTCACTGCATCCACTTCCGGTTGGATCCGCGTTTGTACGATATGCAGACCATACGTATGATTCACTTCCTTCCATTCTGAAGGATAACGGGTATAGCACCAACGTATTTCACGCTTATGAGAGCGGCTTCTGGAATCGGTATACGATGTATCAGAACATGAAGTACGACAAGTTTTATAGTAAAAATGATTTTGCACAAGATGACCCGCTTGGCTGGTCCCTGTCTGACGAATCCTTTTTCCGCCAATCCGTTGAGAAAATGAGCAGTGAGGTTACCGAACCGTTCTATTCCTTCCTCATTACACTCAGCAGTCACCATCCATACGCCTTACCTAAAGAAAAGCAACAACTGGATGTAGGCGAGTTCCAGGGAACGATGTTCGGTGATTATCTGCAATCCGTTCATTACGTGGATTCGGCGCTCGGCAAGATGGTGGAGGATCTGAAAAATCGGGGATTATGGGAAAATACCATCTTTATGTTCTACGGAGATCACGACAACTCGATTAAGGAACAATCCCAATACGAACAGTTCCTGGGACGTTCACTAAACGAACTGGATATGGCACAGATCATGAATGAAGTTCCCCTGCTCGTGCATTTACCGGACGGAGCAGCTGCCGGAACCATCGACGAACCTTCGGGACAACTGGACATCACGCCATCCGTGCTGCATCTGCTCGGCGTATCCGACCAGTCCTATTATCATATGGGTAACGACGTATATGACGGGTCTGCACGTACGGTTGTGCTGCGTAATGGCGCATTCTCGGATGGTTCTGTGTTCTATACCCCATCGGATGATTATATCTACGAAAGCGGCGCTTGTTATGACTTGTCCACACGTGACAAAACAGATATCAATGCTTGCCGCCCCGGTCATGATGAAGCAACCAAACGATTGCATGTCTCGGACACCGTGATTACCTATGATTTGATTCAGCGCTTCCGAGAGGAAGACAGTTCAACAGCAACATCTCAATGA
- a CDS encoding class I SAM-dependent RNA methyltransferase gives MAQLQLIATSAMGLEAVVARELKQLGYEDVTIDNGRVFFTGDYIDICRCNLWLRSSDRVLVKMGEFPATTFDELFEGTKALPWEEWIPADGEFPVEGRSQKSQLSSVPASQGIVKKAIVEKLKLTYDTEWFPEDGSRYVIEVILLNDRALLTLDTTGPGLHKRGYRKLVTEAPLKETLAAALIQLSRWNVSRPFYDPCCGSGTMLIEAAMIGWNIAPGLRRTFNSEDWAVIPEELWEQAREEAFDAVRDDIPLQISGSDIDPEAIEVAMAAIKSAGFAKDIEVSVLPAHRARPQGDYGVIITNPPYGERLSEEKEVQKLLRSLGRSYLDMPTWSFFAITSTKAFEEYFGHKADKRRKLFNGRIETQYYQYLGPLPPRNKAPQSS, from the coding sequence ATGGCTCAATTGCAATTGATTGCGACCTCGGCGATGGGACTCGAGGCTGTTGTTGCCCGGGAACTGAAGCAACTGGGGTATGAGGATGTTACGATCGACAATGGACGGGTTTTCTTCACTGGGGATTATATTGATATTTGCCGGTGTAATCTGTGGCTGAGAAGTTCGGATCGTGTATTGGTCAAAATGGGTGAATTCCCTGCTACAACATTCGACGAATTGTTTGAAGGCACCAAAGCACTTCCATGGGAAGAGTGGATTCCTGCTGACGGCGAATTTCCTGTAGAGGGTCGCTCCCAAAAATCTCAGTTGAGCAGCGTACCTGCATCACAAGGTATCGTGAAGAAAGCAATCGTAGAGAAACTGAAACTGACTTATGACACGGAGTGGTTCCCAGAGGATGGGTCTCGTTATGTGATTGAGGTTATTCTGCTGAACGATCGCGCCTTGCTTACTTTAGATACGACGGGACCAGGTCTGCATAAACGGGGTTATCGTAAACTCGTCACCGAAGCGCCACTCAAAGAAACACTTGCTGCCGCTCTTATTCAGCTCAGTCGCTGGAATGTATCCCGCCCTTTCTATGATCCATGCTGTGGATCAGGCACAATGCTGATCGAAGCCGCTATGATCGGCTGGAACATTGCACCAGGACTTCGTCGGACTTTCAACTCCGAGGACTGGGCTGTCATTCCTGAAGAATTGTGGGAACAGGCCCGCGAAGAAGCATTTGATGCTGTACGCGACGATATCCCGTTACAGATTTCAGGTAGCGATATTGATCCTGAGGCGATTGAAGTTGCTATGGCAGCGATCAAAAGTGCTGGCTTCGCCAAAGATATTGAAGTTAGCGTCCTGCCCGCTCACCGCGCCAGACCACAGGGTGATTATGGTGTCATCATTACCAACCCTCCATATGGTGAACGTTTGAGTGAAGAGAAAGAAGTTCAGAAGTTGCTCCGCTCATTAGGGCGCAGTTACCTCGACATGCCAACATGGTCCTTTTTTGCAATCACGTCAACCAAAGCTTTCGAGGAGTATTTCGGTCATAAGGCAGACAAGCGTCGCAAGTTGTTCAACGGACGAATTGAAACCCAGTACTATCAGTACTTGGGTCCACTGCCCCCACGTAATAAAGCACCACAATCTTCTTAA
- a CDS encoding M14 family metallopeptidase has protein sequence MEQQWIIVQRGDTLPRIASAHHMTKELLAALNPEAASQPYLLAGQMLRIVPGTGRRYAVSPGESVGGIAARFGLDEEVLRQANPEIANIADWVGRCIHIPASNGKTIVKIQGEYGYRELIRDIDKLENQYPFIETGSIGTSVMGKSLPYLRIGQGQRHIHVNASVHANEWLTTAVLMKFIEEYAQAYSAHKAWHQFQTERWMQETTLWAVPMVNPDGVELVQEGVVNQHPHAQQLLAWNAGRSHFTHWKANIRGVDLNDQFPAHWDEEAARRGVTSPGPRDYAGTAPLTEPEAQALAQWTQQHTFAAVVSLHSQGQEIYWNYRDLEPRESAPLSRRLAKASGYKAVKLGGSDAGYKDWFIQAFGKPGFTVEVGLGVNPLPVEQFDDICIEVGMLLAELLSNG, from the coding sequence ATGGAACAGCAGTGGATTATCGTTCAGCGGGGAGATACGCTGCCGCGAATTGCGTCAGCACACCATATGACCAAAGAGTTACTTGCTGCACTAAACCCGGAAGCGGCCTCCCAGCCTTACCTTCTGGCAGGTCAGATGTTACGTATTGTCCCCGGGACAGGTCGCAGGTACGCTGTGTCGCCTGGAGAAAGTGTAGGGGGGATTGCAGCGCGCTTTGGTCTGGACGAAGAGGTGTTACGCCAGGCCAATCCCGAAATCGCCAATATTGCCGACTGGGTTGGGCGTTGTATTCATATTCCGGCTTCGAATGGAAAAACTATTGTGAAGATTCAGGGAGAGTATGGTTATCGAGAATTAATCAGGGATATAGACAAGCTTGAGAATCAATACCCGTTTATCGAGACGGGTTCAATCGGAACAAGTGTCATGGGCAAGTCACTGCCTTATTTGCGTATCGGGCAAGGGCAGAGACATATTCATGTTAACGCTTCCGTTCATGCTAATGAGTGGCTGACAACAGCAGTTCTGATGAAATTTATTGAAGAATATGCCCAGGCATATAGCGCGCATAAGGCATGGCATCAATTTCAGACAGAACGCTGGATGCAAGAGACAACACTCTGGGCAGTGCCGATGGTTAATCCGGACGGGGTCGAACTGGTTCAGGAAGGTGTGGTCAATCAGCATCCGCATGCACAGCAGTTGTTAGCCTGGAATGCTGGCAGATCTCATTTTACACATTGGAAGGCTAATATCAGAGGGGTGGATCTGAATGATCAATTTCCCGCCCATTGGGATGAAGAGGCAGCGAGAAGAGGTGTGACCTCACCTGGCCCCCGGGATTATGCAGGAACAGCTCCATTGACAGAACCGGAGGCGCAGGCACTTGCGCAGTGGACGCAGCAGCACACATTCGCTGCGGTTGTCTCTCTGCATAGTCAGGGACAGGAGATCTATTGGAACTACCGTGATCTGGAACCCAGAGAGAGTGCGCCGCTGTCGCGCAGACTCGCCAAAGCTTCGGGCTACAAGGCAGTGAAGCTTGGCGGTAGTGATGCCGGATACAAAGACTGGTTTATCCAAGCGTTTGGTAAACCGGGCTTCACGGTGGAAGTCGGATTGGGTGTTAATCCGCTTCCCGTAGAACAGTTTGATGATATCTGTATAGAAGTCGGAATGTTGCTGGCAGAACTGTTATCCAATGGGTAA
- a CDS encoding O-methyltransferase — translation MNLTPDEYVNQLFQEDDLLLKVKEAIRSNGMPEVSVAAAYGRLLTFLAKTSKAEAALEIGVLGGYSGICIARGLREEGTLTSLELKEEYAAMARGHLEEGGFGEKVEYRIGPAADSLEQLEQEGRTFDFFFIDADKENYPVYLDYAIKLARPGAVIVGDNCFLRGRTLNPDKQGPAVLAVRRFNEQMASDPRLVTTMLPDYDGLVLAWVK, via the coding sequence GTGAATCTGACCCCTGATGAATATGTAAATCAATTATTTCAAGAGGATGACCTTTTGCTGAAAGTGAAAGAAGCCATTCGTTCGAACGGCATGCCGGAAGTTTCGGTTGCTGCGGCGTATGGACGATTGCTCACGTTTCTAGCCAAGACATCTAAAGCAGAAGCTGCGCTCGAAATCGGCGTGCTGGGCGGTTACAGTGGGATCTGCATTGCACGCGGATTGCGTGAGGAAGGAACTCTTACTTCGCTGGAACTGAAAGAGGAATATGCGGCAATGGCGCGTGGTCATCTGGAAGAAGGCGGTTTTGGGGAAAAGGTCGAGTACCGGATTGGCCCGGCGGCAGACAGCCTGGAACAATTGGAACAGGAAGGTCGCACATTCGATTTCTTCTTTATTGACGCAGACAAAGAAAACTATCCGGTATATCTCGACTATGCCATCAAGCTGGCTCGGCCAGGTGCGGTCATTGTGGGTGATAACTGTTTCCTGCGTGGTCGTACGCTGAATCCGGACAAGCAGGGTCCGGCCGTGCTTGCGGTTCGTCGCTTCAATGAACAGATGGCAAGTGACCCGCGTCTGGTGACGACGATGTTGCCGGACTACGATGGGCTGGTACTTGCTTGGGTGAAGTGA
- a CDS encoding DUF1450 domain-containing protein, whose protein sequence is MANDIRVCEKCNHVRLKSIVPKLQKMAPDTEIKIGCKSYCGPCAKRAFVFINGRYISAPTEEEVLAKVAKFVK, encoded by the coding sequence ATGGCTAACGATATCCGCGTATGCGAAAAATGTAATCATGTCCGACTGAAATCGATTGTGCCCAAGTTGCAGAAAATGGCTCCGGACACGGAGATCAAGATTGGGTGCAAATCCTATTGCGGCCCTTGCGCGAAACGTGCGTTTGTCTTTATCAACGGTCGGTACATTAGTGCTCCGACAGAAGAAGAAGTGCTCGCCAAAGTCGCAAAGTTCGTGAAGTAA